Within the Planctomycetota bacterium genome, the region CGAACAGCGACCGAACGGATTCCGAGGCCATGGACATGCAGGACACGGTGATAAACGATGGCGGGGACGTGAATGATACAGCGCAGCTGGTGTTGCGAACCCCTGGTGATGTAATCCGGAGGCTCGGCCTGCGGGCGGCGCTCCGAATCCCTGCGAGCGCCGGCACGCATCTGAGAGTCTTCAAGTCTAGGAACGCAGGCGGCGAGGAACTGCTGTTCTCCTCGGCCGGCACGGGGTGGATGGAAGCAGTGGTGCCAATGATATACCTAACCAAGAGGGGAGACCACGTGATGGCTGTCGAGGCCCTTCACTATATGGGCGACCCTGCAGCGCCTAGTTTCGACGGCAGCTTGACCATCGAGCTCGTCTACCAAAGACCAAACCCAGCACAGGCAACGGGATGGGAAGACGTGCCCGGCTTCTCAGACAAGGTCCACCTCCAGGTCGCCCCCCTGGTGCTTGCATGGAACGGACAACAAGCCGAAGTCATCTATGCCAACCACCACATTGAGAACAAGATCCGCACAAAGACAACGATCCCGGTGCTTGAGCAAGGAACCGGAGGATGGTTCGGCACAACCCGGCTTTGGCTTCAGGACTATGCAGAGCTAACCAATACGACCGGCAGTGCTAACCAGCGCATCCCAACTATCCTAGACCTCGGAAGGAAGGAGGGGGACGGTACCGAAGTGGTTACATGGCCTCAGGACTTGCGCAAGCTAGAAAGTTGCTATGGCTATGTGTCGTCCGGAGCCGCTGGAGTGGGAGGCGGGAACGGGGGCGACATTGAGGTCACTCCTCCTCTCGTGGGGTACCCACTTGGGAGGGTTGTAAGAGGAGACAGGTTTGGAACGGATAGTGCCGTGAGAGCTTTCTTGTCAGCTCAGAAGGTGCAGGTTGGCCCTTCTTTCAATCCCATACTGCTCGTTGGAACAAGCTGGCTGGACACGGCCAAGCACGTTGATGAGGTCCTGTGCTTCGTGCCTAAGGACAAGGGAGCCGCCGCTTTGGTTCCCAGCCCTAGAGTGGCGGTCGACATCATGCACCTGGAGTTCCTTGCCGGTAAGGGCAACACGAAGCTGAGAGTGGGCTGCTCCGGTGGGGAAGGTGGGGCTGGCGCCACCAAAACCGAGACCATCACGAATCTGCTCGTCAAGGACAATGGGGCCGAATGGACCACTCTGACCCAGCCGCTCGACGATACGAATGAAGAATCAACCTTGGCACTTGCTGCGCCGAGATTCGCCGGCCAATACTCGGAAGGCAGGGATCGTAGATTGGTTCTCCGCCTCGGAAACGAATACTGCGTAGTGGAGTCCGGAGGCGGTACAACACAAGTCAAGGTGGACCGCAAGACTATCAATGACGCCCTGGGAATCACCCGGACCACCCATCGTGTTCATTCCCGGGTGTATGCCGTGACGTCTCTCATCAAGACGAACTTCTCGGAGGAGTACGAACCGGACTGGCCCGGTCCTCAGCGTCGCCTGGACCGCATAAGGGAGTCACTGGGTACGCTGAAACTGCGGGAGGGGGTGCTGGAAATCATCGAGTTGCCAGTGCTCTTCATGCGGAAATCGCAGGCGTTGTACTGCGCCTACACTTCGAATGTGGTCAATTGCTTGGTCGCGGGGGGCAAGGCAATCATGCCCATGACGCGCGCCGACCCGGACGATACGAAGCTGGACCCGTTTGAGACGTACATTACGGCAAAACTGCAGGCCCGCACCGCCGTCAAGGCGGAGTTTGTTGATGCATGGGAGCTACACACGAGACTCGGGGAAGTTCACTGTGGCAGCAACACCAAGCGCGCCCCCGCGGCATCGCTGTGGTGGGTAGCATGGCCCGGCCAGTAGCTGCACGTCGACATTTCGGAAGGAGTGCCCAATGACCCGCGCGAACATGCCCATACTCGTTGCGCTCTATGTGCTCTCACTTTCCATTCTCGGGTTCCTCGGACTCTGTGTTGTGGGAGTCATTCGGCCACTCTCAGCCTTAGGGGGCCCCCCACCTCAAAAGGAGAAGACGGGCACCACAGGCATACCGGCTGGGACTTCTGAGGACCTCATGGATGCGGAGTTCTGGGCCGCAGTGGGGAACGAAGGGTCCGTCTACTGCCGATTCCGGGACAGAATCCTCCAGAGAGGAAAGCACATACTCCCATTCCTTGAGGAAAGGGCCAACAAGGGCGCCACATGGCAGGAACGGACGACTGCTTGGATACTAATGGAGCGGCTAGCCAAAGCTGATGAGATTGCGTCTGTTGTCCAATGGTGGAGGACTGTCCGCGCTCCTGAGGCATTTTGGCGCAGGCGCGAAGTGCTGAGCAAAGGTCTTGCCGAGAAGGCACGACAAACCCCCATGGTGCTGATCGAGAGGATATGGAAGGGAAATGAAATGATCCGAGCAGATATTGGCCCGGGGAGTACAGAGGACCGCGCTTATGAAGCATTAGCGCTGGGACTCCTCGGTGAGAAGAGGGCAGTAGAACCCCTCATCTGGCTCCTAAACTCCGATTGCCCAGTTGCCAGCCCGCCAGAGTACATCAACACCGCTGCGCTAGCCCTTGGCCATCTCGGGGACCCCAGAGCAGTCGAAACGCTTTGCCGCACACTGGTTCGTTTTCGCGGTAACGTGGTATCTGCCGGCGCTTTCGAGAGTATCGAGAGATGCCTTACGAGTATTGAGGCTATTCAGGTACTCGATGCCTTTTTCGCAAATCGCGTGGAAGAGGAATCCTTGAGGAAGCGTATTAAGGCTATGGCTGAGAGGAAGCTAGCGGATCTGGGTGCCAAGCCCAGGTGATTGTCAAGATCGCGGTTGGGGGCCGGGCGGCATGGCGTCAAGTTGCAGGTCCCGATCCGACCCCAGGGCGCGACGAAGGCGGCGAGTCGGGCGAGTGTCTGTTTCTGCGAGCCGGAACGGCGAGAATCGCCAAGCGGCCGTTGCGTGAAGGCACGGGAGGCGTCAAGTGGTTGGAAGCAAAGGAGTTGCAATGAGCCGGGCATTGCGTCGGCAAGCGGGGGTCGTGTTGTGTGTCGCGGCCACGTTGCTGTTCGGCGTGACGGCGACGGCGGCTGAGGCCAAGGCGCCCGAGCCCAAGGCGGCGCCGCCTAAGGCTGTAGAGCCGAAGGCGCCGCCGGCGAAGATGCCGGCCCCGCCAGTCGTGAGGCCGCCTGTGGCTCCGCCGATGGGCGAGCTGCCCGACACGCCGGAGACGCCGGCGGAGAAGCTGCCCGCGCAGTTCTTCGCGGCGACGGGGCAGGTGTGCCTCCAGTATGCCCAGTGGACGAAGGCCGAGGAGTGCTTCCGCGAGGCATACGGGCGGGAGAAGGACGCCGGGGCGCGGGCCGACTACGCCTTAAGCCTCGGCCAGCTCCTGATGCGGAAGGAACTCGGCTCGCAAAGCCTCACCGAGTTCCAATAGGGGCTACCGCCCCTCTTGCGCTGCGCGACGCTGCGCCAGCTCGCGTCGCTCCGCTGTCACCCCTTGGAGGGAATCGGTCTTTCCCTCCAAACCTCCCCGAACCAGCCACGGAATCGTGGCGATTCCGTGGCTGAGGACTACGACAAGGCCCTGCCGCTGTTCGAGGAGGCGCTGAAGAACGTGCCCGAGGCGTCGCGTGGCCTCCTGCTGCGGCGGTGCAGGCTGGCTCTGGCCGCGCTCCACGAGAAGATGAACCAGCCGGAGAAGGTAGAGGCGCTCTACCAGGAGTGGATCAAGGACCCGTCGAGTCCGATGGAGGCGGAGATGGCGCGGCGCGAGCTGCTGCGCTACTGGCAGCGTGCGGGGAAGCTCGACGCGGCGGTGGCGAAGTACGAGGCGGCGCTGAAGGAGAAGGCGGACGACAAGCCGGCGCTGGAGATGCTGGGCCTCATCTACAGCAGCGTGAAGCCCGACCCGCAGCGGGCGCTGGCCGTGGCGGAGAA harbors:
- a CDS encoding protein-arginine deiminase family protein, translating into NDCGPIQHDDPILAESPDAPAGLIFRGTFQGVNTTVAIDPATFPSPTGNVDSFQATATLALDETAVMTLSATFSETAAQSCIFSAAYQGDTGGMPGQPNALARWVPSEVRNPNCVNTLYRPLCMRVRGLPSGLSDKALDGYRMTVNGAAFRVDPEGGPYYLKGLSRWLITVEPEGEPYTARVWDDFNNDLRMDPGEMYGVNCEDYQLQGDIRRNGVTLACGKVEVFLVDLDVDTDRSGGCDQWKDELGEDTFTRERGAVVLVNSNSDRTDSEAMDMQDTVINDGGDVNDTAQLVLRTPGDVIRRLGLRAALRIPASAGTHLRVFKSRNAGGEELLFSSAGTGWMEAVVPMIYLTKRGDHVMAVEALHYMGDPAAPSFDGSLTIELVYQRPNPAQATGWEDVPGFSDKVHLQVAPLVLAWNGQQAEVIYANHHIENKIRTKTTIPVLEQGTGGWFGTTRLWLQDYAELTNTTGSANQRIPTILDLGRKEGDGTEVVTWPQDLRKLESCYGYVSSGAAGVGGGNGGDIEVTPPLVGYPLGRVVRGDRFGTDSAVRAFLSAQKVQVGPSFNPILLVGTSWLDTAKHVDEVLCFVPKDKGAAALVPSPRVAVDIMHLEFLAGKGNTKLRVGCSGGEGGAGATKTETITNLLVKDNGAEWTTLTQPLDDTNEESTLALAAPRFAGQYSEGRDRRLVLRLGNEYCVVESGGGTTQVKVDRKTINDALGITRTTHRVHSRVYAVTSLIKTNFSEEYEPDWPGPQRRLDRIRESLGTLKLREGVLEIIELPVLFMRKSQALYCAYTSNVVNCLVAGGKAIMPMTRADPDDTKLDPFETYITAKLQARTAVKAEFVDAWELHTRLGEVHCGSNTKRAPAASLWWVAWPGQ
- a CDS encoding tetratricopeptide repeat protein gives rise to the protein MAEDYDKALPLFEEALKNVPEASRGLLLRRCRLALAALHEKMNQPEKVEALYQEWIKDPSSPMEAEMARRELLRYWQRAGKLDAAVAKYEAALKEKADDKPALEMLGLIYSSVKPDPQRALAVAEKLVELQPQDRGAAMQLLSAYEQAAKYEKAIELVSKLTERFPEEADPLPFRLAYLYVRSGQKERVSRVTSNQAGPGG